A window of the Dictyostelium discoideum AX4 chromosome 4 chromosome, whole genome shotgun sequence genome harbors these coding sequences:
- the gacT gene encoding RhoGAP domain-containing protein — translation MKNIFRRSVQIFHKDKKEGDKQDYTGSSGSSGNSGTDRSPTSSLSKKDKKHSKHHQNESYSGDNSPTLSRNHHDEIGHLQYTANHHIATSHHSHSHNHNHNHNHQLTQPIQQQQQTQHVNLASNNYYIRHIYTNNQYDETTQIVMNNGIPFIYNPNARKIFGVPLTQVPCRAGSNVPIIIEKLIDHIERTSLNSEGLFRIPGVDLTINQYIKLFDNGEDVDVSPIEPYTAAGLLKRFFRDLPVFVPQSINKRVVSLFIDEEGKKKPVDMEILSNLRVLVHQLPTVHFEVMQELTNLLGKLMSRSDQNKMTISNIAICLVPTLNCVPAIVTYSIQMHDFFYNEVFPQHHLYYMRPYEEKLVESAPTQPINIMTTSGGEKRYSSRPASITISGLLPSNGQNNSPSSSTITSTTITSPHDSTAPITFTVTTTFSPEQQQQMLQQQQQQQQQQEKQSSSSLSQSQQSIQPISDTNSTKSDRRTFRVDPNLDLTQYIEDTQYNVNRNYLYNGGPSGTTGTTPNGGSLSIGGGNGGNGGSSLSVGSGGGNGGSSLSVGSNTSVGVGGGGGGNNTTDQSKIYRRSVAYTNNEDTKAAIQQIKEKIDRYSKEKKTREEKEREKLLRYSIDLERYKDRTINNKQEKRASRDINKEIEREIEKKRLSPRERLNLFGLSSSSSSVNSTLTRSTANIISTIDGSGGSNRNSKNYGNGSSSSSNRRYSNTINQQLQMQLQQLQIQQQQYQQTQQSQIPLQYQQQQQQQQQQTTTTTTTSSGSNRFSSNRYKPVDLTQSSSNFRYSREIYDDDYYSNNNLMMFGNEQPNQTPISVSSSSAFTRQRSQSCFEPENLVLLQQQYQQYQQQQQQQQQIPFQANPQYSNAVIEQKLDQIRDTINNLHRDNRVSRDYTHYLREVEDLRSSLQKETVVSNEFIKNIELEDKLRREEEKNQRLIEEIHLLETYFILKEKSKAKRLSTTKDLLTRSRSPTLPSSINMSTSSLGSSSSSAYNNNNNNNNVPK, via the coding sequence atgaaaaatatatttagaaGATCTGTACAAATTTTtcataaagataaaaagGAAGGTGATAAACAAGATTATAcaggtagtagtggtagtagtggtaatagTGGAACAGATAGGTCACCAACATCaagtttatcaaaaaaagataaaaaacaTAGTAAACATCATCAAAATGAATCATATAGTGGAGATAATTCACCAACTCTATCACGTAATCATCATGACGAAATAGGGCACCTTCAATATACAGCCAATCATCATATAGCAACTAGTCATCATAGTCATAGTCATAACCATAATCATAATCACAATCATCAATTAACACaaccaattcaacaacaacaacaaacacaacATGTAAATTTAGCatcaaacaattattatataagACATATTTATACAAACAATCAATATGATGAAACAACACAAATCGTTATGAATAATGGTATACCATTTATATATAATCCAAATGCACGTAAAATATTTGGAGTACCATTGACTCAGGTACCATGTAGAGCGGGTTCAAATGTACCAATAATCATCGAAAAACTCATTGATCATATAGAGAGAACATCATTGAATTCCGAGGGTTTATTTCGTATACCCGGTGTGGATTTAACAATCAATCAATATATAAAACTATTCGATAATGGTGAAGATGTTGATGTCTCTCCCATAGAACCCTATACAGCTGCAGGTCTATTGAAAAGATTCTTTAGAGATTTACCTGTATTCGTACCacaatcaatcaataaaCGTGTGGTATCATTATTCATTGATGAAGAAGGCAAAAAGAAACCTGTCGATATGGAAATACTTAGCAATTTACGTGTATTGGTGCATCAATTACCAACTGTACATTTTGAAGTAATGCAAGAATTAACAAATCTCTTAGGTAAACTTATGAGTAGATCCgatcaaaataaaatgacaatttcaaatattgccATTTGTTTAGTACCAACCCTAAATTGTGTACCTGCAATCGTTACCTATTCAATTCAAATGCACGATTTCTTTTATAATGAAGTTTTTCCACAACATCATCTTTACTATATGAGACCATATGAAGAGAAATTAGTAGAGTCTGCTCCAACTCAACCAATCAATATTATGACAACAAGTGGTGGTGAGAAAAGATATTCAAGTAGACCTGCTTCTATTACTATCTCTGGTTTATTACCCTCAAATGGTCAAAATAATAGTCCTTCCTCTTCAACTATCACTTCAACTACAATCACATCTCCACATGATTCTACTGCTCCAATTACTTTTACTGTTACTACTACTTTTTCAcctgaacaacaacaacaaatgttacaacagcagcaacaacaacaacagcaacaagaaaaacaatcatcatcatctttatcacaatcacaacaatcaATTCAACCAATTAGTGATACAAACTCTACAAAATCTGATCGTAGAACCTTTAGAGTTGATCCAAATTTGGATTTAACTCAATACATAGAAGATACTCAATATAATGTCAATAGAAATTATCTTTATAATGGTGGACCAAGTGGTACTACTGGTACAACTCCAAATGGTGGTTCTCTTagtattggtggtggtaatggtggtaatggtggtagtTCTCTTAGTGTTGgcagtggtggtggtaatggagGTAGTTCTCTTAGCGTTGGTAGTAATACAAGTGTTGgcgttggtggtggtggtggtggtaataatacaacTGATCAATCTAAAATCTATAGAAGAAGTGTTGCATATACAAACAATGAAGATACAAAAGCTGcaattcaacaaattaaagaaaagattGATAGATATTCAAAGGAAAAGAAAACAAGAGAAGAGAAAGAGAGAGAGAAACTATTACGTTATTCAATCGATTTAGAAAGATACAAAGATAGAACCATCAATAATAAACAAGAGAAGAGAGCAAGTAGAGATATTAATAAAGAGATTGAAAGAGAGATTGAAAAGAAGAGATTATCACCAAGAGAaagattaaatttatttggtcTTTCTTCCTCATCTTCATCAGTGAATTCAACATTAACAAGATCTACAGCAAATATTATCTCTACAATAGACGGTAGTGGAGGTAGTAATCgtaatagtaaaaattatGGTAATGGCTCATCCTCCTCCTCAAATAGAAGATATAGTAATACTAttaatcaacaattacaaatgcaattacaacaacttcaaatccaacaacaacaatatcaacaaacTCAACAATCTCAAATACCattacaatatcaacaacaacaacagcaacaacaacaacaaaccactacaactacaactacatcAAGTGGTAGTAATAGATTCTCTTCAAATAGATATAAACCAGTTGATCTTACACAATCATCTTCAAACTTTCGTTATTCACGTGAAatttatgatgatgattattattcaaataataatttaatgatgTTTGGTAATGAGCAACCAAATCAAACACCAATTTCtgtatcatcttcatctgcATTCACACGTCAAAGATCTCAAAGTTGCTTTGAACCAGAGAATCTTGTATtgctacaacaacaatatcaacaatatcaacaacaacaacaacaacaacaacaaattccaTTCCAAGCAAATCCACAATATAGTAATGCTGTTATTGAACAAAAATTGGATCAAATTAGAGATaccattaataatttacataGAGATAACCGAGTCTCTAGAGATTATACTCATTATCTTAGAGAGGTTGAAGACTTAAGATCATCACTTCAAAAAGAAACCGTTGTCTCAAATGAATTCAtcaaaaatattgaattggAAGATAAATTACGTAGAGAGGAAGAAAAGAATCAAAGATTAATTGAAGAGATTCATTTACTTGAAACCTATTTCATcttaaaagaaaaatcaaaagCAAAACGTTTATCAACCACTAAAGATCTTTTAACTAGATCAAGATCACCAACTTTACCAAGTTCTATTAATATGTCAACCTCATCTTTAGGTAGTTCTTCAAGTTCTGcttataacaataataataataataataatgtaccaaaataa
- the gpn3 gene encoding GPN-loop GTPase 3 gives MGKHVQLVMGPAGSGKSTYCDTMRKYCEEIKRSVHIVNLDPAAEVFEYPVSVDIKNLVTVDEVMDELHYGPNGGLVYAMEYLIENMDWLTDELGDYEDDYLIIDCPGQIELYSHIPVMRILVDHLQQIGYSVCSVFLVDSQFILDNCKFISGALMCLSAMVRLEVPHINVLTKIDVLKTSDQYKEIEKFLDLEVQNLVEELNLETHDRYHRMNKAIGSLLEDFSLVGFVPLDITDQESLNVLLQHIDNSIQYGEDLEPKEPPLENDDDDDDDEGDEIIRMMNGNL, from the exons ATGGGTAAACATGTACAATTAGTGATGGGTCCAGCTGGAAGTGGAAag tcAACATATTGTGACACAATGAGAAAATATtgtgaagaaattaaaagatcagTACATATTGTAAATTTAGATCCAGCAGCAGAAGTATTTGAATATCCAGTATCGGTTGATATAAAGAATTTAGTTACAGTTGATGAAGTTATGGATGAATTACATTATGGACCAAATGGTGGATTGGTTTATGCAATGGAATATTTAATAGAGAATATGGATTGGTTAACAGATGAATTGGGTGATTATGAAGATGACTATTTAATTATCGATTGTCCAGGTCAAATTGAATTATACTCTCATATACCAGTCATGAGAATACTGGTTGACCATTTACAACAAATTGGGTATAGTGTTTGTTCTGTATTTTTAGTAGATTCTCAATTCATTCTagataattgtaaatttataaGTGGTGCATTAATGTGTTTATCTGCTATGGTTCGTTTAGAAGTACCTCATATTAATGTTTTAACTAAAATTgatgttttaaaaacttctgatcaatataaagaaattgaaaa gTTTTTAGATTTAGAAGTACAAAATTTAgttgaagaattaaatttagaaactCATGATAGATATCATAGAATGAATAAAGCAATTGGTTCATTA ttggaAGATTTTAGTTTAGTTGGTTTTGTACCATTGGATATTACAGATCAAGAGAGTTTGAATGTTTTATTACAACatattgataattcaattcaatATGGTGAAGATTTAGAACCAAAGGAACCACCATTAGagaatgatgatgatgatgatgatgacgaagGTGATGAAATCATTAGGATGATGAATggaaatctttaa
- the abcC9 gene encoding ABC transporter C family protein encodes MIRNKIKNKKSKSDYYSEISLEEEEDKEEEIKDKKVLSKEEIKENENKNEKIKQTQCPEDNASLFSKITFGWITKLIVKAYIKKSLDIKDIFDVPNYLKSNYTSKFLTTEKQTFKRNTKYSLILNIYINFILLKNKKLILIQFLRVLFTLLSPLILKLFIEFTQRIDSEKSIIEGIIYCGLLFFSSFCSSLVDEYLVWFGMITSSQVKSCLTCLIFEKSLKLSNSAKVKYNAAKITNLISIDVDNFSNFFWSNSVEIFFQPFQLIFLLILLISEVGWSGFVGTAVILISFPINSYFGKKTSDYYEKLLKYTDKRVSTTSEFINGIRFIKMYAWESLFLKKIEKQRKQELKILLERGLFWLGQIIIINTNSTFVFVATMVTYSLSGNKMKLETAFTAMNILDSIRILLIVMPYCYYSIMELIPSNKRIEKFLSTLEIQQNLQTTKNSNTISINNGTFKWKDENFEETDDDDDHDDDDDEGEKEIEGKEEKEEINNFIFENINFKAPIGKLTMICSPVGSGKTSLINALIGEIEKVNGEINGVPENISFTSQQPFLLSTSLRENILFGKELDIEYYKQVLDACCLVSDLTQLSALDLTEIGEGGINLSGGQKQRVSLARALYSNSDFILMDEPLSAVDPEVANHLFEKCIQGMMKNKTRILVTHQIQFIPYADHIVIIKDGKIIQGTYKELKDENGIDFESIIKTKNSNLNLNKTIKDEEEKEDKEGEEKEEDKKEMILKLIKINYSDELKEKAKLLVEEDRNEGEVSFKTYKEYFYYGSSNLFLFITLLVFLIGLIVNRLSDFWLTIWTEQSFKEKSQTFYIICFVSIFIVSLILIFIRYSLVAKIGFKSSKKLHDLLINSISKSPIQFFDSNPSGRILNRFSNDISDIDTSMIDMFSDTLEYIFAIVVGIFSIIYINPMTIVPFLILSMFYYQIFNIYRVSVRELNRCKSISQSPIISFLSECCNGLSTIRAFKQQSRFIGIMNDNIDKNLKCEFASFAVEMWISIRLELLSSIIVFIVSLFSLFNGYSNSALSILSVSTARSITSYLKSACRQMVDLERKMNSFERVNNYIKLPSEGSGSGVKSMEFISEKDLLNWPEKGNIQFNNVQVNYNSNSVPSLKDITFSVESNEKIGIVGRTGAGKSTIANCLFRLVECSKGSILIDGIDIKTIDLNKLRGSLGIVPQEPWLFSGTIRSNIDPLNQYDDEMIWNYLEMVKLKKLIIEMPLKLNSKIHENGNTTLSYGQKQLLCLCRCLIKNPKLIIMDEATSSVDFQTAETIKSVINENLVNNTILTIAHRLDIIIDSDKIAVIDNSKLIEFENPKNLINSNSKFRKIVNFQTKIQTN; translated from the exons ATgataagaaataaaataaaaaataaaaaatcaaaatcagaCTACTACAGCGAGATATCATTAGAGGAGGAGGAagataaagaagaagaaataaaagataaaaaggTTTTATCAAAAGAAGagattaaagaaaatgaaaataaaaatgaaaaaataaaacaaacaCAATGTCCAGAAGATAATGCaagtttattttcaaaaattacatttggatggataacaaaattaatagtaaaagcatacataaaaaaatcattagatATAAAGGATATTTTTGATGtaccaaattatttaaaatcaaattatacatctaaatttttaacaACAGAAAAACaaacttttaaaagaaatactaaatattcattaattttaaatatttatattaattttatattattaaaaaataaaaaattaattttaattcaatttttaagagttttatttacattattatcaccattaattttaaaatt gTTTATTGAATTCACACAAAGAATTGATTctgaaaaatcaataattgaaggaataatttattgtggattattatttttttcatcattttgttCATCATTGGTTGATGAATATTTAGTTTGGTTTGGAATGATTACAAGTTCACAAGTTAAAAGTTGTTTAActtgtttaatatttgaaaaatcattaaaattatcaaattcagcAAAGGTCAAGTATAATGCAGCTAAAATTACcaatttaatatcaattgatgttgataatttttcCAATTTCTTTTGGTCAAATAGTGTAGAGATATTCTTTCAAccttttcaattgattttcttattgattttattaatttcagaaGTTGGTTGGAGTGGTTTTGTTGGTACAGCAgttatattaatatcatttccaataaattcttattttggtaaaaaaaCAAGTGATTActatgaaaaattattaaaatacaCTGATAAAAGAGTATCAACAACTTCtgaatttattaatggtATTAGATTCATTAAAATGTATGCTTGggaatcattatttttaaagaaaattgaaaaacaaagaaaacaagaattaaaaatccTCTTGGAAAGGGGACTCTTTTGGTTAggtcaaataataattataaatacaaatagtACTTTTGTATTTGTTGCAACCATGGTAACTTATTCTTTAAGTggtaataaaatgaaattagaaACTGCTTTCACTGCAATGAATATATTGGATAGTAttagaattttattaattgtaatgccatattgttattattcaataatggaattaataccatcaaataaaagaattgaaaaatttttatcaacacttgaaattcaacaaaatttacaaactactaaaaatagtaatactatttcaattaataatggtacTTTTAAATGGAAGGATGAAAATTTTGAAGAAactgatgatgacgatgatcatgatgatgatgatgatgaaggagaaaaagaaatagagGGAAaggaagaaaaagaagaaattaataattttatttttgaaaatattaattttaaagcaCCAATTGGAAAATTAACAATGATTTGCTCACCAGTTGGAAGTGGTAAAACTAGTTTAATAAATGCATTAATaggtgaaattgaaaaagttaaTGGTGAAATTAATGGAGTACCAGAGAATATTTCATTTACAAGTCAACAACCATTTCTATTAAGTACATCACTTCgtgaaaatatattatttggtaAAGAATTAGatattgaatattataaACAGGTTTTAGATGCATGTTGTTTAGTATCAGATTTAACACAACTTTCTGCATTGGATTTAACAGAGATTGGTGAAGGTGGTATTAATTTAAGTGGTGGTCAAAAACAAAGGGTTTCATTAGCACGTGCATTATATTCAAATTCAGATTTTATACTAATGGATGAACCTTTATCAGCTGTTGACCCAGAAGTTGCAAAtcatttatttgaaaaatgtaTTCAAGGaatgatgaaaaataaaactagAATTTTAGTAactcatcaaattcaattcattCCATATGCAGATCATATTGTTATAATAAAAGATGGTAAAATTATTCAAGGTACttataaagaattaaaagatgaaaatggtattgattttgaatcaattattaaaactaaaaattcaaatttaaatttaaataaaactattaaagatgaagaagaaaaagaagataaagaaggagaagaaaaagaagaagataaaaaagaaatgatattaaaattaattaaaattaattatagtgatgaattaaaagaaaaagctAAATTATTAGTTGAGGAGGATAGGAATGAAGGAGAAGTTTCATTTAAAACTTATAAAGAATACTTTTATTATGgttcatcaaatttatttttatttattacattattggtatttttaattggtttaattgtaaatagaTTATCAGATTTTTGGTTAACAATTTGGACTGAACAATCATTTAAAGAAAAGAGTCAaactttttatattatatgtTTTGTTTCAATTTTCATTGTATCacttattttaattttcatacGTTACTCTTTGGTTGCaaaaattggatttaaaagTTCAAAAAAGTTACATgatcttttaattaattcaatttcgAAATCACCAATACAATTCTTTGATTCAAATCCATCAGGACGTATATTAAATAGATTTAGTAATGATATAAGTGATATTGATACATCAATGATTGACATGTTTTCAGATACTTTAGAATACATTTTTGCAATTGTAGTTggtattttttcaataatttatatCAATCCAATGACAATTgtaccatttttaattttatcaatgttttattatcaaatttttaatatttatcgTGTATCAGTAAGAGAATTGAATAGATGTAAATCAATTTCGCAAAGTCCAATCATTTCATTCCTATCAGAGTGTTGTAATGGTTTATCGACAATAAGAGCTTTTAAACAACAATCTAGATTCATTGGAATAAtgaatgataatattgataaaaatttaaaatgtgAATTTGCAAGTTTTGCTGTTGAAATGTGGATTTCAATAcgtttagaattattatcttcaattatagtttttattgTTTCACTATTTTCCTTATTCAATGGTTATTCAAATTCGGCACTTTCTATATTATCAGTTTCAACAGCTCGTAGTATTACTAGTTATTTAAAGAGTGCTTGTAGACAAATGGTTGATTTAGAAAGAAAAATGAATTCATTTGAAAGAGTTaacaattatattaaattaccaTCTGAAGGTAGTGGCAGTGGTGTTAAATCGATGGAATTTATTTctgaaaaagatttattaaattggcCAGAAAAAGGTAAtattcaatttaataatgttcAAGTTAATTATAATTCGAATTCTGTTCCAAGTTTAAAGGATATTACATTCTCAGTGgaatcaaatgaaaagatTGGAATTGTTGGTCGTACTGGTGCTGGTAAAAGTACAATTGCAAATTGTTTATTCCGTTTAGTTGAATGTTCAAAAggttcaattttaattgatggtattgatattaaaaccattgatttaaataaacttaGAGGATCACTTGGAATTGTTCCTCAAGAACCTTGGTTATTCAGTGGAACAATTCGTTCAAACATCGATCCATTAAATCaatatgatgatgaaatgatttggaattatttagaaatggttaaattaaagaaactaATTATTGAAATgccattaaaattaaatagtaaaaTTCATGAGAATGGAAATACCACTCTTTCATATGgtcaaaaacaattattatgtCTATGTAGatgtttaataaaaaatccaaaacTTATAATAATGGATGAGGCAACATCAAGTGTAGATTTTCAAACAGCTGAAACTATTAAATCAGTGATAAACGAAAATTTAGTTAACAATACAATATTAACAATTGCTCATAGATTAGATATAATTATTGATAGTGATAAAATCGCTGtaattgataatagtaaattaattgaatttgaaaatccaaaaaatttaattaattcaaattctaaatttagaaaaatcGTTAATTTCCAAACTAAAATTCaaactaattaa